From Proteus vulgaris:
TTGGCGCAATATCTGTAAGATAGCTAAGCTTATGATTTACATAACCATATTTCAACCAAGTCGCTAAGCCATCTACAAAGAATTCATCCTCAAACTCTTCTGACCATAAACGTGAATAATTTTTACCTAAACTGGTCATCGTGCCCGCTAAACACAACATTCCTACCAGACCCGGCCATGTACCATCAAAGTTAGCCAGCAGTAAAATAGGACCACGATGGTGTACTAATGAAGAGGCAATATGGTGTGAATATTGCCATGCAGTTAATAACACAATAACTGGCGCATCAGGATCGATAGCGGCAAACATGTCGCAACCTTCACGCTGACTACTGATAAAACCATGACCGCGAGCTTCACTAATTTCATGAGCACGCTTCATTTTGTAACCTTGCGCTTCTAATGCTGCGGCCAGTTTATCTTCAAATTTTTTCTGTACAGGCCAGCACGTTACGTTTGCAGGCTCGCGTAAGTCTGCGTTAGTGACCATCAGGATCTCTTTCTGACCTGCTGTGATGGTTGTCGGTAATTTTGGTAGATTTAAGTTCAACATAAGATATCCCTGGTAAGGTAAACTCGGTTCATAATCGGAAAAATTCGTGGTCAACAATCTGACATCATTTCGTTATAACGTTGCTGATCTTGATACATCTGCAAATAAACTTGATATTTAGCTTGATGGAAGGCAAACGTGTCGCTATCTGGTGTAATAATGCCACCTTCTCTCACCATTGCACTGGCAGCTTTTGAGAAATCATCAAAGGCTTTACACGCTACAGCACCTAGTAATGCAGCCCCTAAATTCACCGCATCTTCTTCTTGTGCTAAATGAATTTCACGACCTGTCGCATTGGCATATTCGCGTAGCCACAATGGATTTTTCGTTGCTCCACCACACATCACGATGCGATTGATTTGATGTCCAGCATCTTCAAGTGTGTCAATAATATGGCGTGTGCCATAAGCAATAGATTGCAGTGTCGCAAGATAATAACGAGCCAATGCAACACGACCACTTTCCAGTGTTAACCCGCTTACCATGCCTTTTGCCGCAGGATTGGCGCGCGGAGAACGATTGCCATGATGGTCAGCTAAAACATGAAACTGTGTGGTTGGATATTGTTCATTTTCTTCCAATTCAGCGACAGCTTCGTTTAATAAGGCATAGTAGTTAACGCCTTTTTCATTCGCTTCTTGCTCTAATTCAGCCCATGATTCATGACGGCGGATAGACCATTCAACTAACGCACCAGCAGCACTTTGGCCGCCTTCGTTTAGCCATAACTCGGGTAACATCGCGCCAAAATAAGGACCCCAAACGCCGGGTACCATAATTGGATATTGGCTCACAATCATATGGCAGTTAGACGTACCACTGATAATTGCCAAACTACCTTCAGGTTGTGATGCTGTTAATGCCAAGCCACCTGCATGTGCGTCAATAATGCCTGAAGCAACAATGACCCCTGTGTGCAAGCCAAATGCATTGGCAACCGCCTCATCTAAACAACCTGCTTGTTCACCTAATGCCAGAATGGTTTGTGGTACTTTTTCTAATAATTCATCCAAACCTACATCGGCTAACAAACTCTCACTAAATTGTCCCTGATGTGCTAAATAGTTCCATTTACAGGTTAATGTGCAGGTACTTGCTACATCTCCTGATGTTGCTTTCCAAACTAAAAAGTCAGCTAAATCAAAGAATCGCCATACATTTTGATAACGTTCTGGGTAATGATTTTTTAACCACAGAATTTTTGGCAATTCCATTTCGATACTCACTTCACCACCGACATATCGCAGTGAAGGATCATTGGTCAGATTGATGGTGACCGTTTCTTGTACAGCCCGGTGATCCATCCACATGATGATATCTTGTTCAGCGTTACCGCTTGGCGAAACAGAAAGTCCTTTACCTTCTTTATCCACAGCAACCAAAGAACAAGTGGCATCAAAACCGATAGATTTCACATGGATAGGATCAATAGCAGATAACGCCACCGACTCTTTTACGGTAGTGCACACCTGCTGCCAAATATCGGTGGATGATTGCTCAACAAAATCCGTTTTAGGACGGAATTGGGCAATAGGGCGAACAGAAAAGCCTAAACGCTTTCCATTGCTATCAAATACCGCTGCACGGACACTGGCTGAGCCAACATCAACGCCAATAAAATATTGTTGTTCCATGCGAACCCTCATCATTTGCTAACGCTATGCTAATTTTTGCTACTTCGAGTTAGCAAGTTAATTCGAGCATGATGAAAAAACAATCACAATAAGATTGGTTTGTGATGCAGATCTACATCAATAATTTAATCGGTTGATTTTAATGGTAATTTATTTATTTCACTTTATTGATAATTTAAATGAAGTACTGAATCGATTATGTTCGTTATAAATATAACGAACATTTAATTAATGACTGAGTAAAAATACCTATTAAAGTATTAATAGGCTTATCATAAAATGATTTTATTAAAAGACATCTCACTAATAATTAAAAATATTATTCAAAAAAGAGTAAAGTACTAAAAATAATCATCTTCCTATTGTTATAACTTCCCATTGTTTTATTTTTAATAAGTTAATTTAAATTTATATATTCATTTTTGGAGCATTTGATCATGTTGAAAAATATTGCTGTCAGTCTCTCTCTACTGCTTATTTCCTCTTCTGCTTTTTCAGCGACATTAGCAGAAAAAGAATTACACCAAAAATTTGAAGAGAATATTCAATCTCGTGTTGTTGATTTAAATAAAAGCTGTGATGCCAATATAAAAGTTGCTTTTGATTGGTCTGCATTTACTGCTGATGATTTAAAAACAACAGGGGTTGATAGTTATTGTAGTGAAGGACTAAAAGGTGTAATAAATACCTGTGAAAGCTCTAAAATCGCCCAAGAAACAGTAAAAGAAAAAATACAGAATATCACCTGTTCTAAAGCAACGCCTCGTAGTATTGAACTCAAAGAAGGTACGCTAAATTTCGGTATTGATTTCAATGCCTCAAATGATGCAAAAGCCGTTCAAGAACACTTAATGAATAATCTCTAAATAGATTAAATTCAGCAAACAGCAATACTTAAAAGTATTGCTGTTTATTAATTAGATAACAGATTGAATAAGTTTTTTAGAATAATCATGCGCAACATTACCTAGATTATCTACCTCACATAATTCAATTTTCTTACCTTGTAAAAAGAACATAACTTTATCGCAAAAGTAAGCAACCGTTTGAATATCATGACTGATAAAAAGATAAGATAATTGGAATTCTTCTTTTAACTGTTTTAATAAATCTAATATCTGTACTTGGGTAGGAATATCTAGCGAGCTAAGCGCTTCATCTAATACAATCAATTTAGGGTAAGAAGCTAATGCACGACATAAACATACCCGTTGTGCCTGCCCACCTGACAGTTCATATATATAACGCCGATAACAATTTTTAGGTAATCCCACTTTATCTAAAAAAGCAAAAATCAGCTTTTCTAATGCCTGATGATGAATACTTGGGTCCACTATTTTTACTGGCTCAGCAATAATTTCGCCAACCGTTAATGTGGGATTAACAGATGTTGTATAATCTTGGAAAACAATACTAATAATACCTTGACGATGAAGTCGTTTTGTCACTGATTTATTATTCAAATAGATAGCACCACTATCTGGTAATTCTAATCCACAAATTAAACGTGCTAAGGTGCTTTTACCACTGCCACTTTCCCCCACTAAACCAAAAGTTTCTTGGGTATTTATATTAAAAGAAAGAGCATCAATAACCTTCACTTTCTCACCGAATAAAGTGTTATTCCTTTGAGTATAAAACTTACTGATATTCTCAACGTTTAATAACATAGCGTCTCTTTTATTATGATGATATTAATATGTTTTTTTATTAATCAATTGCTCGAAACGTAATGAAAGCTGTCGCCGTGCATTAATTAAATAACGCGTATATTCCTGTGTTGGAGATGTTAAAACGGTTGTTTTATCACCAAACTCAACCATTTTCCCCCCTTGCATCACGACAATATCATCGGCAATTTCATTCACGAGCCCTAAGTCATGGGAAATAAAAATCAGCGTTGAGTGATGAGTCGTTACGACAAGCTGGAGCAATTTTAAAATCTCTCGACGAAGAGGTGCATCAAGTGCTGTTGTGGGTTCATCAGCAATTAATAGTTTAGGTGACAAGGCGAGCGCAATCGCAATCATCACTCGTTGTAGTTGTCCGCCGCTTAATTGATGAGGGAACGCCTGTATAATAGATTGAAATTGATGAGGAAAAACATGAGATAATGCCAACTGAGTTTCTTCTAGAGCTTGCTTTTTAGTATAGGAAAAATGGTAGATTAACGTTTGGCTAATTTGCTTGCCTATTTTCATCAAAGGATCAAACGCACTCATGCCATTTTGAACAATCAAACCTAAAGATGTTCCCAATAAAGCTCGATGTTGAGAAAAGGCCTCATCACTGATTTTCTTTCCTGCAAAAAAAATCTCCCCTGATATTGCTAATTGTTCAGGCAGTAATCCCATAATGGCTTTGCTGATCACACTTTTTCCACTACCACTTTCTCCGACAATCGCTAATGTGCGTCCTTGCTTTATCGAGAAAGAGACATCATCAATCAGCTTTTTTCCGCTTTCTTGATGAATAACAGAAACATGCTCAAGCGTCAGTAAGTTGTTCATGCTTTTCTCCTACTGACTGGCGATTATCGGGATCAAACACATCACGTAAAAAATCACCCCAAAAGTTAAAGGCTGTGACAACAAGAGTGATAGCAATCCCCGCAGGCAACATCTGTTCTGGATGTAATACCATGACATTTTTTGCTTCACTGAGCATATTTCCCCATTCTGGGGTCGGTGGTTGTACGCCTAACCCTAAAAAAGAGAGCGCCGAGATCATTAAAATAACACTGCCAATATCGGTTGATGCTAAGACGATAGTTTCAGCAAAAG
This genomic window contains:
- a CDS encoding FGGY-family carbohydrate kinase, whose protein sequence is MEQQYFIGVDVGSASVRAAVFDSNGKRLGFSVRPIAQFRPKTDFVEQSSTDIWQQVCTTVKESVALSAIDPIHVKSIGFDATCSLVAVDKEGKGLSVSPSGNAEQDIIMWMDHRAVQETVTINLTNDPSLRYVGGEVSIEMELPKILWLKNHYPERYQNVWRFFDLADFLVWKATSGDVASTCTLTCKWNYLAHQGQFSESLLADVGLDELLEKVPQTILALGEQAGCLDEAVANAFGLHTGVIVASGIIDAHAGGLALTASQPEGSLAIISGTSNCHMIVSQYPIMVPGVWGPYFGAMLPELWLNEGGQSAAGALVEWSIRRHESWAELEQEANEKGVNYYALLNEAVAELEENEQYPTTQFHVLADHHGNRSPRANPAAKGMVSGLTLESGRVALARYYLATLQSIAYGTRHIIDTLEDAGHQINRIVMCGGATKNPLWLREYANATGREIHLAQEEDAVNLGAALLGAVACKAFDDFSKAASAMVREGGIITPDSDTFAFHQAKYQVYLQMYQDQQRYNEMMSDC
- a CDS encoding ABC transporter ATP-binding protein, translated to MLLNVENISKFYTQRNNTLFGEKVKVIDALSFNINTQETFGLVGESGSGKSTLARLICGLELPDSGAIYLNNKSVTKRLHRQGIISIVFQDYTTSVNPTLTVGEIIAEPVKIVDPSIHHQALEKLIFAFLDKVGLPKNCYRRYIYELSGGQAQRVCLCRALASYPKLIVLDEALSSLDIPTQVQILDLLKQLKEEFQLSYLFISHDIQTVAYFCDKVMFFLQGKKIELCEVDNLGNVAHDYSKKLIQSVI
- a CDS encoding ABC transporter ATP-binding protein, whose protein sequence is MNNLLTLEHVSVIHQESGKKLIDDVSFSIKQGRTLAIVGESGSGKSVISKAIMGLLPEQLAISGEIFFAGKKISDEAFSQHRALLGTSLGLIVQNGMSAFDPLMKIGKQISQTLIYHFSYTKKQALEETQLALSHVFPHQFQSIIQAFPHQLSGGQLQRVMIAIALALSPKLLIADEPTTALDAPLRREILKLLQLVVTTHHSTLIFISHDLGLVNEIADDIVVMQGGKMVEFGDKTTVLTSPTQEYTRYLINARRQLSLRFEQLINKKTY